In the genome of Triticum urartu cultivar G1812 chromosome 5, Tu2.1, whole genome shotgun sequence, one region contains:
- the LOC125509125 gene encoding aminopeptidase M1-C-like → MAPPRVGAGAVLPVVVALLLVVAAAAAGGGMKTATHGEGANLKASHGSSAPPAAGGSAEQFRGKARLPSFAAPRRYELFLRPDLVTCTFSGSVAISVAVSAPTRFVVLNALDLSVNRASIRFQALAPTEVVFFKDDGVLVLGFAKQLPLGEGVLKMDFNGILNDQMRGFYRRKLQKGEKLNYGFSLLLPISYSPTNQVTSPENALATNSMIRGLEVHCEGITVL, encoded by the exons ATGGCTCCACCCCGCGTCGGCGCCGGCGCCGTGCTGCCCGTGGTGGTGgcgctcctcctcgtcgtcgcagCAGCGGCCGCCGGCGGCGGCATGAAGACGGCGACACACGGCGAG GGCGCGAATCTCAAGGCATCTCACGGCTCGTCCGCGCCGCCTGCGGCCGGCGGCTCGGCGGAGCAGTTCCGGGGCAAAGCGCGGCTGCCGAGCttcgccgcgccgcgccgctACGAGCTCTTCCTCCGCCCCGACCTGGTCACCTGCACCTTCTCCGGCTCGGTGGCCATCTCCGTCGCCGTCTCCGCGCCCACCCGCTTCGTCGTGCTCAACGCGCTCGACCTCTCCGTCAACCGCGCCTCCATCCGCTTCCAG GCTTTGGCGCCCACGGAGGTGGTGTTCTTCAAGGATGACGGTGTGTTGGTGCTCGGGTTTGCCAAGCAGCTGCCCCTCGGCGAGGGCGTGCTCAAGATGGACTTCAACGGCATTCTCAACGACCAAATGAGAGGCTTCTACAGGAG GAAATTACAAAAAGGGGAAAAGTTGAACTATGGTTTCTCTTTACTACTCCCGATTAGTTACTCACCGACCAACCAAGTGACCAGTCCCGAAAATGCACTGGCTACGAATTCGATGATACGTGGTTTGGAAGTTCACTGTGAAGGCATTACAGTGTTATGA
- the LOC125509124 gene encoding aminopeptidase M1-C-like isoform X3 → MAPSRAAAGAVLPVVVALLLGVVAAAAATGGARKMASHGEGANLKASPGAPAAGGSADQFRGKARLPSFAAPRRYELFLRPDLVACTFSGSVAISVAVSAPTRFLVLNALDLSVNRASIRFQALEPTEVVFFKDDGLLVLGFAKQLPLGEGLLKMDFNGTLNDQMRGFYRSKYQYKGKERNMAVTQFESVDARRCFPCWDEPAFKAKFKLTLEVPSELVALSNMPVANATFAGPIKTVRYQESPPMSTYLVAIVVGLFEYVEGMTTKGTRVRVYTQIGKSNQGKFALDVGVKSLNLYKDYFDTPYPLPKLDMIAIPDFAAGAMENYGLVTYREVALLFDDKSSSASSKQSVAITVAHELAHQWFGNLVTMEWWTHLWLNEGFATWMSHLAVDSFFPQWNIWTQFLDSTTTALRLDSLEASHPIEVEIHHASEVDQIFDAISYDKGASVIRMLQSYLGAERFQKAMASYMKKYAYSNAKTEDLWAVLEKETGEPVKDLMTTWTKQKGYPVINAKIKGNDIEIEQAQFLLDGSSGSGMWIVPITSGCGAYDTQKKFLLKLKRDKLVTGSQCGDRKKGGNFWTKLNINGTGFYRVKYDDELAAALQNALETKKLSLMDKIGIVDDLYALSIARQQTFASLLRLLYGYRGEADYSVLSHINTVTASIAKVSADAIPALAGDIKQLLIKILLSPEEKLGWDPKKGESHLDVMLRPLLLTALVQLGHGKTINEGVRRFNIFTRDRSTSLLPPDTRKAAYLSVMQNVSSSNRSGYDALRKIYKESAEGEERLQVLGILSSCRDKSIVLESLNLIFTNEVRNQDASMLLRGIQPEAREISWNWLKENWERISRTFSGSLEFTSNEKAAEISKFFATRTKPGFERTLKQSLESVRISARWAEGIRSEPGLAQTVRELLAKP, encoded by the exons ATGGCTCcatcccgcgccgccgccggcgccgtGCTGCCCGTGGTGGTGGCGCTCCTCCTCGGCGTCGtcgcggccgccgccgccaccggtgGCGCCAGGAAGATGGCGTCCCACGGCGAG GGCGCGAATCTCAAGGCATCTCCCGGCGCGCCTGCGGCGGGCGGCTCGGCGGACCAGTTCCGGGGCAAGGCGCGGCTGCCGAGCTTCGCAGCGCCGCGCCGCTACGAGCTCTTCCTCCGCCCCGACCTCGTCGCCTGCACCTTCTCCGGCTCGGTGGCCATCTCCGTCGCCGTCTCCGCGCCCACCCGCTTCCTCGTGCTCAACGCCCTCGACCTCTCCGTCAACCGCGCCTCCATCCGCTTCCAG GCTTTGGAGCCCACGGAGGTGGTGTTCTTCAAGGATGACGGTTTGTTGGTGCTCGGGTTCGCCAAGCAGCTGCCCCTCGGCGAGGGCCTGCTCAAGATGGACTTCAACGGCACTCTCAACGACCAGATGAGAGGTTTCTACAGGAG TAAGTACCAGTATAAAGGAAAGGAGAGAAATATGGCGGTGACGCAGTTTGAGTCCGTGGATGCACGGCGGTGCTTCCCCTGCTGGGACGAGCCTGCATTCAAG GCTAAGTTCAAGCTTACACTTGAAGTTCCATCTGAGCTGGTAGCACTGTCCAACATGCCAGTAGCTAACGCGACATTTGCTGGTCCTATCAAAACTGTGCGTTACCAGGAATCACCACCTATGTCAACTTATTTAGTGGCCATAGTTGTCGGTTTGTTTGAATATGTAGAGGGTATGACAACAAAAG GCACGAGAGTTCGTGTGTACACTCAAATTGGTAAGAGTAACCAAGGGAAGTTTGCACTAGATGTTGGAGTGAAGTCGTTGAATCTCTATAAAGA TTACTTTGACACTCCTTATCCACTCCCCAAGTTGGATATGATTGCTATCCCCGATTTTGCTGCTGGAGCCATGGAGAACTACGGATTGGTCACTTACCGGGAAGTAGCTTTGCTTTTCGATGACAAGTCTTCATCAGCATCCAGCAAACAGAGT gTTGCAATTACTGTGGCACATGAATTGGCTCATCAATGGTTTGGCAATCTTGTAACCATGGAATGGTGGACTCACTTGTGGTTAAATGAGGGATTTGCTACATGG ATGAGCCATCTAGCAGTAGATTCTTTTTTTCCACAATGGAATATCTGGACACAGTTTCTCGATAGCACAACCACTGCTCTTAGGCTGGATTCACTAGAGGCGTCTCATCCTATTGAG GTTGAAATACACCATGCCAGTGAAGTTGATCAGATTTTTGATGCTATTAGCTATGACAAGGGTGCTTCTGTTATTCGCATGCTACAAAGTTACCTTGGCGCAGAGCGTTTTCAG AAAGCGATGGCTTCATATATGAAGAAATATGCATACTCAAATGCTAAAACCGAGGACCTGTGGGCTGTTCTTGAAAAAGAAACTGGTGAACCTGTCAAGGATTTGATGACTACATGGACGAAGCAAAAAGGTTATCCTGTTATTAATGCGAAAATTAAAGGGAATGACATAGAGATTGAGCAG GCCCAGTTTTTGTTAGATGGGTCCTCTGGCTCTGGCATGTGGATTGTCCCTATAACTTCAGGCTGTGGTGCATATGATACACAGAAAAAGTTCTTGTTGAAACTTAAACGTGATAAGCTGGTCACTGGTTCACAATGTGGTGACCGAAAGAAGGGCGGAAACTTTTGGACTAAGTTGAATATAAATGGAACTGGATTTTACAGAGTTAAATATGACGATGAGCTTGCAGCTGCACTTCAAAATGCGTTGGAGACCAAGAAGCTCTCACTAATGGATAAAATTG GCATTGTGGATGACTTATATGCGCTTTCTATTGCCCGCCAGCAAACATTTGCGTCGTTGCTACGTTTACTCTACGGTTATCGTGGGGAAGCTGATTATAGTGTTCTTTCACACATAAACACT GTAACCGCAAGTATTGCTAAAGTATCTGCCGATGCTATTCCTGCCTTGGCTGGTGACATCAAGCAACTTTTGATCAAGATTCTTTTGTCACCTGAAGA AAAGTTAGGCTGGGACCCCAAGAAGGGTGAGAGCCACCTGGATGTAATGCTTAGACCACTGCTGTTGACTGCACTTGTCCAACTTGGACATGGTAAGACCATCAATGAAGGAGTTAGGCGCTTTAACATCTTCACACGTGATCGCAGCACTTCTCTTCTTCCTCCGGATACTAGAAAG GCCGCATACCTCTCTGTGATGCAGAATGTTAGTAGTTCAAACAGATCTGGTTATGATGCTCTCCGAAAAATCTACAAGGAGTCAGCTGAAGGGGAGGAAAGATTACAAGTCTTAG GCATATTATCTTCTTGCCGGGATAAGAGTATCGTCCTTGAATCACTGAATTTAATTTTCACTAATGAG GTTCGCAATCAAGATGCATCTATGCTCCTTAGAGGTATTCAACCAGAGGCACGTGAAATTTCGTGGAACTGGTTGAAG GAAAACTGGGAGCGCATCTCAAGGACATTTTCTGGGAGCTTGGAG TTCACCTCCAACGAGAAGGCGGCAGAGATCTCCAAGTTCTTTGCAACGCGCACAAAGCCCGGATTCGAGAGGACGCTGAAGCAGAGCCTTGAAAGCGTGCGGATCAGCGCGAGATGGGCCGAGGGCATCAGGAGTGAGCCCGGGCTTGCACAGACGGTGCGCGAGCTCCTGGCCAAGCCCTGA
- the LOC125556033 gene encoding F-box/SPRY domain-containing protein 1-like: MAPPPPPNEADLAAPAALRAPADVISRVFSQLDCVDLLSCSLVCRQWCRDSAELREEWRMEYMDAWKLQGLSVKSDARSPCPTCSIRSLRTWCP; the protein is encoded by the exons atggcgccgccgccgccaccaaaCGAAGCGGACCTCGCCGCGCCGGCCGCGTTGCGGGCGCCGGCGGACGTGATCTCCCGGGTCTTCTCGCAGCTGGACTGCGTCGACCTCCTCAGCTGCTCCCTCGTCTGCAG GCAGTGGTGCCGCGATTCTGCGGAGCTACGGGAAGAGTGGAGGATGGAGTACATGGACGCCTGGAAGCTGCAGGGTCTCAGCGTCAAGTCCGATGCCCGATCGCCGTGCCCAACTTGCTCCATCAGAAGCCTGCGAACCTGGTGCCCTTGA
- the LOC125509124 gene encoding aminopeptidase M1-C-like isoform X2, which translates to MAPSRAAAGAVLPVVVALLLGVVAAAAATGGARKMASHGEGANLKASPGAPAAGGSADQFRGKARLPSFAAPRRYELFLRPDLVACTFSGSVAISVAVSAPTRFLVLNALDLSVNRASIRFQALEPTEVVFFKDDGLLVLGFAKQLPLGEGLLKMDFNGTLNDQMRGFYRSKYQYKGKERNMAVTQFESVDARRCFPCWDEPAFKAKFKLTLEVPSELVALSNMPVANATFAGPIKTVRYQESPPMSTYLVAIVVGLFEYVEGMTTKGTRVRVYTQIGKSNQGKFALDVGVKSLNLYKDYFDTPYPLPKLDMIAIPDFAAGAMENYGLVTYREVALLFDDKSSSASSKQSVAITVAHELAHQWFGNLVTMEWWTHLWLNEGFATWMSHLAVDSFFPQWNIWTQFLDSTTTALRLDSLEASHPIEVEIHHASEVDQIFDAISYDKGASVIRMLQSYLGAERFQKAMASYMKKYAYSNAKTEDLWAVLEKETGEPVKDLMTTWTKQKGYPVINAKIKGNDIEIEQAQFLLDGSSGSGMWIVPITSGCGAYDTQKKFLLKLKRDKLVTGSQCGDRKKGGNFWTKLNINGTGFYRVKYDDELAAALQNALETKKLSLMDKIGIVDDLYALSIARQQTFASLLRLLYGYRGEADYSVLSHINTVTASIAKVSADAIPALAGDIKQLLIKILLSPEEKLGWDPKKGESHLDVMLRPLLLTALVQLGHGKTINEGVRRFNIFTRDRSTSLLPPDTRKAAYLSVMQNVSSSNRSGYDALRKIYKESAEGEERLQVLGILSSCRDKSIVLESLNLIFTNEVRNQDASMLLRGIQPEAREISWNWLKENWERISRTFSGSLEASFVKNIVPLFTSNEKAAEISKFFATRTKPGFERTLKQSLESVRISARWAEGIRSEPGLAQTVRELLAKP; encoded by the exons ATGGCTCcatcccgcgccgccgccggcgccgtGCTGCCCGTGGTGGTGGCGCTCCTCCTCGGCGTCGtcgcggccgccgccgccaccggtgGCGCCAGGAAGATGGCGTCCCACGGCGAG GGCGCGAATCTCAAGGCATCTCCCGGCGCGCCTGCGGCGGGCGGCTCGGCGGACCAGTTCCGGGGCAAGGCGCGGCTGCCGAGCTTCGCAGCGCCGCGCCGCTACGAGCTCTTCCTCCGCCCCGACCTCGTCGCCTGCACCTTCTCCGGCTCGGTGGCCATCTCCGTCGCCGTCTCCGCGCCCACCCGCTTCCTCGTGCTCAACGCCCTCGACCTCTCCGTCAACCGCGCCTCCATCCGCTTCCAG GCTTTGGAGCCCACGGAGGTGGTGTTCTTCAAGGATGACGGTTTGTTGGTGCTCGGGTTCGCCAAGCAGCTGCCCCTCGGCGAGGGCCTGCTCAAGATGGACTTCAACGGCACTCTCAACGACCAGATGAGAGGTTTCTACAGGAG TAAGTACCAGTATAAAGGAAAGGAGAGAAATATGGCGGTGACGCAGTTTGAGTCCGTGGATGCACGGCGGTGCTTCCCCTGCTGGGACGAGCCTGCATTCAAG GCTAAGTTCAAGCTTACACTTGAAGTTCCATCTGAGCTGGTAGCACTGTCCAACATGCCAGTAGCTAACGCGACATTTGCTGGTCCTATCAAAACTGTGCGTTACCAGGAATCACCACCTATGTCAACTTATTTAGTGGCCATAGTTGTCGGTTTGTTTGAATATGTAGAGGGTATGACAACAAAAG GCACGAGAGTTCGTGTGTACACTCAAATTGGTAAGAGTAACCAAGGGAAGTTTGCACTAGATGTTGGAGTGAAGTCGTTGAATCTCTATAAAGA TTACTTTGACACTCCTTATCCACTCCCCAAGTTGGATATGATTGCTATCCCCGATTTTGCTGCTGGAGCCATGGAGAACTACGGATTGGTCACTTACCGGGAAGTAGCTTTGCTTTTCGATGACAAGTCTTCATCAGCATCCAGCAAACAGAGT gTTGCAATTACTGTGGCACATGAATTGGCTCATCAATGGTTTGGCAATCTTGTAACCATGGAATGGTGGACTCACTTGTGGTTAAATGAGGGATTTGCTACATGG ATGAGCCATCTAGCAGTAGATTCTTTTTTTCCACAATGGAATATCTGGACACAGTTTCTCGATAGCACAACCACTGCTCTTAGGCTGGATTCACTAGAGGCGTCTCATCCTATTGAG GTTGAAATACACCATGCCAGTGAAGTTGATCAGATTTTTGATGCTATTAGCTATGACAAGGGTGCTTCTGTTATTCGCATGCTACAAAGTTACCTTGGCGCAGAGCGTTTTCAG AAAGCGATGGCTTCATATATGAAGAAATATGCATACTCAAATGCTAAAACCGAGGACCTGTGGGCTGTTCTTGAAAAAGAAACTGGTGAACCTGTCAAGGATTTGATGACTACATGGACGAAGCAAAAAGGTTATCCTGTTATTAATGCGAAAATTAAAGGGAATGACATAGAGATTGAGCAG GCCCAGTTTTTGTTAGATGGGTCCTCTGGCTCTGGCATGTGGATTGTCCCTATAACTTCAGGCTGTGGTGCATATGATACACAGAAAAAGTTCTTGTTGAAACTTAAACGTGATAAGCTGGTCACTGGTTCACAATGTGGTGACCGAAAGAAGGGCGGAAACTTTTGGACTAAGTTGAATATAAATGGAACTGGATTTTACAGAGTTAAATATGACGATGAGCTTGCAGCTGCACTTCAAAATGCGTTGGAGACCAAGAAGCTCTCACTAATGGATAAAATTG GCATTGTGGATGACTTATATGCGCTTTCTATTGCCCGCCAGCAAACATTTGCGTCGTTGCTACGTTTACTCTACGGTTATCGTGGGGAAGCTGATTATAGTGTTCTTTCACACATAAACACT GTAACCGCAAGTATTGCTAAAGTATCTGCCGATGCTATTCCTGCCTTGGCTGGTGACATCAAGCAACTTTTGATCAAGATTCTTTTGTCACCTGAAGA AAAGTTAGGCTGGGACCCCAAGAAGGGTGAGAGCCACCTGGATGTAATGCTTAGACCACTGCTGTTGACTGCACTTGTCCAACTTGGACATGGTAAGACCATCAATGAAGGAGTTAGGCGCTTTAACATCTTCACACGTGATCGCAGCACTTCTCTTCTTCCTCCGGATACTAGAAAG GCCGCATACCTCTCTGTGATGCAGAATGTTAGTAGTTCAAACAGATCTGGTTATGATGCTCTCCGAAAAATCTACAAGGAGTCAGCTGAAGGGGAGGAAAGATTACAAGTCTTAG GCATATTATCTTCTTGCCGGGATAAGAGTATCGTCCTTGAATCACTGAATTTAATTTTCACTAATGAG GTTCGCAATCAAGATGCATCTATGCTCCTTAGAGGTATTCAACCAGAGGCACGTGAAATTTCGTGGAACTGGTTGAAG GAAAACTGGGAGCGCATCTCAAGGACATTTTCTGGGAGCTTGGAGGCGAGTTTTGTTAAAAACATTGTTCCATTG TTCACCTCCAACGAGAAGGCGGCAGAGATCTCCAAGTTCTTTGCAACGCGCACAAAGCCCGGATTCGAGAGGACGCTGAAGCAGAGCCTTGAAAGCGTGCGGATCAGCGCGAGATGGGCCGAGGGCATCAGGAGTGAGCCCGGGCTTGCACAGACGGTGCGCGAGCTCCTGGCCAAGCCCTGA
- the LOC125509124 gene encoding aminopeptidase M1-C-like isoform X1 → MAPSRAAAGAVLPVVVALLLGVVAAAAATGGARKMASHGEGANLKASPGAPAAGGSADQFRGKARLPSFAAPRRYELFLRPDLVACTFSGSVAISVAVSAPTRFLVLNALDLSVNRASIRFQALEPTEVVFFKDDGLLVLGFAKQLPLGEGLLKMDFNGTLNDQMRGFYRSKYQYKGKERNMAVTQFESVDARRCFPCWDEPAFKAKFKLTLEVPSELVALSNMPVANATFAGPIKTVRYQESPPMSTYLVAIVVGLFEYVEGMTTKGTRVRVYTQIGKSNQGKFALDVGVKSLNLYKDYFDTPYPLPKLDMIAIPDFAAGAMENYGLVTYREVALLFDDKSSSASSKQSVAITVAHELAHQWFGNLVTMEWWTHLWLNEGFATWMSHLAVDSFFPQWNIWTQFLDSTTTALRLDSLEASHPIEVEIHHASEVDQIFDAISYDKGASVIRMLQSYLGAERFQKAMASYMKKYAYSNAKTEDLWAVLEKETGEPVKDLMTTWTKQKGYPVINAKIKGNDIEIEQAQFLLDGSSGSGMWIVPITSGCGAYDTQKKFLLKLKRDKLVTGSQCGDRKKGGNFWTKLNINGTGFYRVKYDDELAAALQNALETKKLSLMDKIGIVDDLYALSIARQQTFASLLRLLYGYRGEADYSVLSHINTVTASIAKVSADAIPALAGDIKQLLIKILLSPEEKLGWDPKKGESHLDVMLRPLLLTALVQLGHGKTINEGVRRFNIFTRDRSTSLLPPDTRKAAYLSVMQNVSSSNRSGYDALRKIYKESAEGEERLQVLGILSSCRDKSIVLESLNLIFTNEVRNQDASMLLRGIQPEAREISWNWLKENWERISRTFSGSLEASFVKNIVPLVHLITVLLPYFRDHIPQFCRYYFHKAIANVDFLVSCQFTSNEKAAEISKFFATRTKPGFERTLKQSLESVRISARWAEGIRSEPGLAQTVRELLAKP, encoded by the exons ATGGCTCcatcccgcgccgccgccggcgccgtGCTGCCCGTGGTGGTGGCGCTCCTCCTCGGCGTCGtcgcggccgccgccgccaccggtgGCGCCAGGAAGATGGCGTCCCACGGCGAG GGCGCGAATCTCAAGGCATCTCCCGGCGCGCCTGCGGCGGGCGGCTCGGCGGACCAGTTCCGGGGCAAGGCGCGGCTGCCGAGCTTCGCAGCGCCGCGCCGCTACGAGCTCTTCCTCCGCCCCGACCTCGTCGCCTGCACCTTCTCCGGCTCGGTGGCCATCTCCGTCGCCGTCTCCGCGCCCACCCGCTTCCTCGTGCTCAACGCCCTCGACCTCTCCGTCAACCGCGCCTCCATCCGCTTCCAG GCTTTGGAGCCCACGGAGGTGGTGTTCTTCAAGGATGACGGTTTGTTGGTGCTCGGGTTCGCCAAGCAGCTGCCCCTCGGCGAGGGCCTGCTCAAGATGGACTTCAACGGCACTCTCAACGACCAGATGAGAGGTTTCTACAGGAG TAAGTACCAGTATAAAGGAAAGGAGAGAAATATGGCGGTGACGCAGTTTGAGTCCGTGGATGCACGGCGGTGCTTCCCCTGCTGGGACGAGCCTGCATTCAAG GCTAAGTTCAAGCTTACACTTGAAGTTCCATCTGAGCTGGTAGCACTGTCCAACATGCCAGTAGCTAACGCGACATTTGCTGGTCCTATCAAAACTGTGCGTTACCAGGAATCACCACCTATGTCAACTTATTTAGTGGCCATAGTTGTCGGTTTGTTTGAATATGTAGAGGGTATGACAACAAAAG GCACGAGAGTTCGTGTGTACACTCAAATTGGTAAGAGTAACCAAGGGAAGTTTGCACTAGATGTTGGAGTGAAGTCGTTGAATCTCTATAAAGA TTACTTTGACACTCCTTATCCACTCCCCAAGTTGGATATGATTGCTATCCCCGATTTTGCTGCTGGAGCCATGGAGAACTACGGATTGGTCACTTACCGGGAAGTAGCTTTGCTTTTCGATGACAAGTCTTCATCAGCATCCAGCAAACAGAGT gTTGCAATTACTGTGGCACATGAATTGGCTCATCAATGGTTTGGCAATCTTGTAACCATGGAATGGTGGACTCACTTGTGGTTAAATGAGGGATTTGCTACATGG ATGAGCCATCTAGCAGTAGATTCTTTTTTTCCACAATGGAATATCTGGACACAGTTTCTCGATAGCACAACCACTGCTCTTAGGCTGGATTCACTAGAGGCGTCTCATCCTATTGAG GTTGAAATACACCATGCCAGTGAAGTTGATCAGATTTTTGATGCTATTAGCTATGACAAGGGTGCTTCTGTTATTCGCATGCTACAAAGTTACCTTGGCGCAGAGCGTTTTCAG AAAGCGATGGCTTCATATATGAAGAAATATGCATACTCAAATGCTAAAACCGAGGACCTGTGGGCTGTTCTTGAAAAAGAAACTGGTGAACCTGTCAAGGATTTGATGACTACATGGACGAAGCAAAAAGGTTATCCTGTTATTAATGCGAAAATTAAAGGGAATGACATAGAGATTGAGCAG GCCCAGTTTTTGTTAGATGGGTCCTCTGGCTCTGGCATGTGGATTGTCCCTATAACTTCAGGCTGTGGTGCATATGATACACAGAAAAAGTTCTTGTTGAAACTTAAACGTGATAAGCTGGTCACTGGTTCACAATGTGGTGACCGAAAGAAGGGCGGAAACTTTTGGACTAAGTTGAATATAAATGGAACTGGATTTTACAGAGTTAAATATGACGATGAGCTTGCAGCTGCACTTCAAAATGCGTTGGAGACCAAGAAGCTCTCACTAATGGATAAAATTG GCATTGTGGATGACTTATATGCGCTTTCTATTGCCCGCCAGCAAACATTTGCGTCGTTGCTACGTTTACTCTACGGTTATCGTGGGGAAGCTGATTATAGTGTTCTTTCACACATAAACACT GTAACCGCAAGTATTGCTAAAGTATCTGCCGATGCTATTCCTGCCTTGGCTGGTGACATCAAGCAACTTTTGATCAAGATTCTTTTGTCACCTGAAGA AAAGTTAGGCTGGGACCCCAAGAAGGGTGAGAGCCACCTGGATGTAATGCTTAGACCACTGCTGTTGACTGCACTTGTCCAACTTGGACATGGTAAGACCATCAATGAAGGAGTTAGGCGCTTTAACATCTTCACACGTGATCGCAGCACTTCTCTTCTTCCTCCGGATACTAGAAAG GCCGCATACCTCTCTGTGATGCAGAATGTTAGTAGTTCAAACAGATCTGGTTATGATGCTCTCCGAAAAATCTACAAGGAGTCAGCTGAAGGGGAGGAAAGATTACAAGTCTTAG GCATATTATCTTCTTGCCGGGATAAGAGTATCGTCCTTGAATCACTGAATTTAATTTTCACTAATGAG GTTCGCAATCAAGATGCATCTATGCTCCTTAGAGGTATTCAACCAGAGGCACGTGAAATTTCGTGGAACTGGTTGAAG GAAAACTGGGAGCGCATCTCAAGGACATTTTCTGGGAGCTTGGAGGCGAGTTTTGTTAAAAACATTGTTCCATTGGTACATTTAATCACAGTTCTATTGCCCTATTTCCGTGATCATATTCCCCAGTTTTGCAGGTATTATTTCCATAAGGCCATAGCTAATGTGGACTTCCTTGTTTCTTGTCAGTTCACCTCCAACGAGAAGGCGGCAGAGATCTCCAAGTTCTTTGCAACGCGCACAAAGCCCGGATTCGAGAGGACGCTGAAGCAGAGCCTTGAAAGCGTGCGGATCAGCGCGAGATGGGCCGAGGGCATCAGGAGTGAGCCCGGGCTTGCACAGACGGTGCGCGAGCTCCTGGCCAAGCCCTGA